The following nucleotide sequence is from Treponema pectinovorum.
CACTTTGAACCAAGCAAAGCAGCAGATAGAAAATATGAATCGGTCTGTTCAACTTGCACAAAAGGCTTACGATATGCAGTATCGCTCGTACAGAAACGGCACTACGGAACTTTTGGATTTGCGAGATTCTGAAAATTCCTTGAATAAAGCAAAATTGGGGCAGTTAAATCAAAAGTATCAATATATTTCTGCTCTTATGGATTTGGAAAATACATTGAATGTAAAACTTTCCACAACTAAAAATGATATTGAAAACGCAAAATAAGGACTTATTGGAGGATTTATGAAAATTTCTAAAATTATATTTACGACAGGTGCAATGCTTTTTGCTTTATTGCTTGTAATTGGTTGTTCACCAAAAAATCAGGTTCAAAACAAAGGCGAAACTGAAGAACAGCTTTTTGCAGTAAGTACTTTGAAAACCGTCGCTGGCAATTTGGATGAATATCTTGAATTTGGAGGAGATATTGCATCTGTGAATTCTGTTTCTGTGCTGCCAGATCAAGGCGGAAAAGTTACAAATATTTTGGTTAGCGTTGGCGACCTTGTAAAAAGAGGGCAGACAATCGCTTATGTAAATCCGCTTAGAGTCGGTGCAATTTATAATGATAGCCCTGTTAATTCTCCAATTTCTGGAAGGATAATCTCTATTCCAACTACTGTTGGCTCAACCGTAAGCCAGTCATCTCCTATTGCAAATGTTGCGCGCACTGATGACCTTGAGGTAAAAATAAACATTGCAGAACGTTTTATAAGCCGTATTTCTGCAAAACAAAAAGCAATCATAACTTTTGACGCTTATCCTAGCGTTGAATTTCCTGCTACAGTTTTTGAAGTAAGCCCTGTTCTAGATACTTCTACTAGAACGATGGGTGTAAAACTCAGATTCGATAAGGAAGATTCTCGTGTAAAAGTTGGAATGTATGGTCGAGTAAAATTGATTACCGATTCTGTAAAAAATGCAATCGTAGTTCCTTCAAGTGCAATCATAACGCGAGATTCAAAAAATTACATTTATGTTGTTGAACCTCATACAGATAAAAAAT
It contains:
- a CDS encoding efflux RND transporter periplasmic adaptor subunit, with the protein product MKISKIIFTTGAMLFALLLVIGCSPKNQVQNKGETEEQLFAVSTLKTVAGNLDEYLEFGGDIASVNSVSVLPDQGGKVTNILVSVGDLVKRGQTIAYVNPLRVGAIYNDSPVNSPISGRIISIPTTVGSTVSQSSPIANVARTDDLEVKINIAERFISRISAKQKAIITFDAYPSVEFPATVFEVSPVLDTSTRTMGVKLRFDKEDSRVKVGMYGRVKLITDSVKNAIVVPSSAIITRDSKNYIYVVEPHTDKKSTVKFVPVTVGITVDNKTEISQGLKVGDEIVIKGMSLLSDGAKVNVTFSRQAE